The DNA region AACCTATTCAAGAAGATTTGTTCTATCCAAATAGCAGAATATTTTAACGTCTAGGCTATTTCTGCATAATTTTCTAGCCAACACTTCCTAGAAATTATTTCTTCTCTTAATTTTCCTTACAAAACCCAGAAATTTTTTATGGTCGACCTTGTTGACTACAGCTAACAAGATACCATTGTTTATTAATCTCTGTCTACTCTTTTTGTTATAAACTGATTAATATTTCTCTAGGTTAGTTGTTTTTATTAATCTTAATTTTGATATTGATAGGGTATATTTATGAGGGGAGCAGTAAGTATAGTCAATTGATGAGAAGTTGGTGACGATACCACCAACTTCTCATCAATTGACTATAACGGTGAATGGAAGGCCAATTAATCAGTTTATGCCTTAGGTATACTACTCCCTTTGCCAAATTGTTTTTTGATTTTATCCTGAACTCACGTGTTCATATATAGTATAGTCCATTAAGGTGCGTACAGGGTATTTATCTTCGAGTATGCATGACTACTATGCTTCCCACATACCACCATGTATGTATCATAGTAACCTAAGCTATACTTACACATATACGCTGTGCGCTCGTCCTTCATAATAAAATCTAATTCTTGAAGTACAAGATAACGCCATGTTCGACTTTTTTTTAAGATTGACAAAAGAATAGGATAGCCTAATAAGGTCATAGTTCAATTATCGAGAAAGAAGCTATGACCCTAGAAGAGTTTATCATTACTGTGTATTGTTTCATAGAAGAAAAAATGACTATAATAACCAAAAATATCAAAGTAAGGAAAGCAGGATTTCCACCTTGCTTAAGTGACGTGGAAGCATTAACAATGGAAGTGGTGGGAGAATTTATCGGTTTGCACCAAGACAAGCAGATATGGGAATATTTTAAACGTCATTTTCAAGAATGGTTTCCCAATCTAAAGAGTAGACCGTCTTATGTGAAGCAATGTAGCGGTCTTTTATCTATTAAGAACATGCTGCTTGCCGACTTGTTTAAGAGTGCAAGCAAATCAGATCTGCATATGATAGATGGGGTACCGATTCCTGTAATAAATTTGGCCCGAGCAACGAGAGGGCGATGTTTTAAGGAATACGCTGACTATGGGTACTGCGCTTCGAAAGATAGCTATTATTACGGTTTTCTAGGACACGTATTAATTAATGAAGAAGGTCGAATAGCTGGATTCATGATAACTCCTGCTAATGGGTCTGAACGTGAAGCTCTGCAAGTAATGTCTCCTAATATTAGTGGCATGGTACTGGGCGATAAAGGCTATCTTGGTCAGGATTTAAAAGATGAGTTGGCCACCAAAAACATTGATTTACAAACACCTTTAAAAAAGAATATGAAGGATAATAGATCCAAGAATTTCCTTAAATGGATTACTGCTACTCGTCGTTTAATTGAAACTGTTATTGGTCAGCTTACAGAACGTTTTGCTATTAATGCTATCAGAGTTAAGAGTTA from Candidatus Tisiphia endosymbiont of Beris chalybata includes:
- a CDS encoding IS982 family transposase — its product is MTLEEFIITVYCFIEEKMTIITKNIKVRKAGFPPCLSDVEALTMEVVGEFIGLHQDKQIWEYFKRHFQEWFPNLKSRPSYVKQCSGLLSIKNMLLADLFKSASKSDLHMIDGVPIPVINLARATRGRCFKEYADYGYCASKDSYYYGFLGHVLINEEGRIAGFMITPANGSEREALQVMSPNISGMVLGDKGYLGQDLKDELATKNIDLQTPLKKNMKDNRSKNFLKWITATRRLIETVIGQLTERFAINAIRVKSYWHLQSRIARKLLAHTIATFLTKSLKLVPTQLEKLVTC